A region from the Triticum aestivum cultivar Chinese Spring chromosome 3D, IWGSC CS RefSeq v2.1, whole genome shotgun sequence genome encodes:
- the LOC123075597 gene encoding glucan endo-1,3-beta-glucosidase GII, producing the protein MARQNAASALAAALVLGVFAPILTEVQSIGVCNGMLGDNLPSPADVVQFYQSQGIGAMRIYAPDPETLRALDGTGIDLIMDVGNGDLAALASDPAAAAGWVRDNVLAYPGVRVKYVAAGNEVDGDDTRNILPAMKNLNDALAAAGRGDVKVSTAVKMSVLASSSPPSDGAFKDVYMTDVAQLLKATGAPLLANVYPYFAIKGDPNIDLSYALFQQSTTTVSDNGLTYINLFDAMVDAVYTAMEKVGAAGVPIVVSESGWPSAGGVEASVENAQTYNQNLINHVGNGTPKRPGPLEMYIFAMFNENQKDGDETEKNFGLFNGPDKSPVYPLSFNN; encoded by the exons ATGGCACGGCAAAATGCTGCCTCGGCGCTCGCCGCGGCGTTGGTCCTCGGAGTCTTCGCACCCATCCTTACCG AGGTGCAATCCATCGGCGTGTGCAACGGGATGCTCGGCGACAACCTGCCGTCGCCGGCCGACGTGGTGCAGTTCTACCAGTCCCAGGGCATCGGCGCCATGCGCATCTACGCGCCGGACCCCGAGACGCTCCGGGCCCTCGACGGCACCGGCATCGACCTCATCATGGACGTGGGCAACGGCGacctcgccgccctcgcctccGACCCTGCAGCGGCGGCCGGCTGGGTCCGGGACAACGTGCTCGCCTACCCGGGCGTCCGCGTCAAGTACGTCGCGGCCGGCAACGAAGTGGACGGCGACGACACGCGGAACATCCTCCCGGCCATGAAGAACCTCAACGACGCGCTCGCCGCGGCCGGCCGCGGCGACGTCAAGGTGTCCACCGCGGTCAAGATGAGCGTGCtcgcgtcctcctcgccgccctctGACGGCGCGTTCAAGGACGTGTACATGACGGACGTGGCCCAGCTGCTCAAGGCCACTGGCGCGCCGCTCCTCGCCAACGTGTACCCCTATTTCGCCATAAAGGGCGACCCCAACATCGACCTCAGCTACGCTCTCTTCCAGCAGAGCACCACGACGGTGAGCGACAACGGCCTCACCTACATCAACCTCTTCGACGCTATGGTCGACGCGGTGTACACTGCGATGGAGAAGGTGGGCGCAGCTGGCGTGCCCATCGTGGTCTCCGAGAGCGGGTGGCCGTCGGCAGGCGGCGTTGAGGCAAGCGTCGAAAATGCGCAGACGTACAACCAGAACCTGATCAACCACGTCGGGAATGGAACGCCCAAGAGGCCCGGGCCGCTGGAGATGTACATCTTCGCCATGTTCAACGAGAACCAAAAGGACGGGGACGAGACGGAGAAGAACTTTGGGCTGTTCAACGGCCCCGACAAGTCGCCGGTGTACCCTCTAAGTTTCAACAATTAA